Sequence from the Cucumis sativus cultivar 9930 chromosome 1, Cucumber_9930_V3, whole genome shotgun sequence genome:
TGATCTGAACCTTTTCTGCTTCCATCAATCTTTTTCACAGCAAAGGTTCCACAATCATTCATGACCATCCGGTATACAATACCAAATCCTCCTGAACCGAcaacatcttcttcatctaGTGACTCCAGCTTTTCTATAATCTCACATGATGGGTACGGTAGGTCACCATGAAAAGTAATAAGTTTTGTGCCTGTTGTACAGTGAACGTTTAGCATCAGTTGGACAATGCTTGAGAAGAAACATAACCTGTCACAAGAACTGAGAAAAGAGGATTACTTGGTTCATGAACCACTTGTTTTTTTACTTCTGTATATCTCTTGACAGCTCTTTCCTTCTTTGATAGCCACCGTATCCACAGGAATGGAACAAGCACTACAAGTGCAACACCCATAGTGGACATTGCACCAATTAATACCCCTTTGATGTAGTGTGAAGACTTTTTCATAGGAACTACAGAAAATCATGAGCAAGTATGTTTAAGCAAGATATTTCAAGTTTTACAAGGCAATAAAAGTGATTCAAGTTGAAATGTCATTTCTCAGCAAACTAACCAGAAGCTTCATCGCTTTCAGCATGGGGCAACACTGCAGGGAATCCCAGTGAGGTTCGGCAAGCCTTGTTAACTTGATGACCACAGAGATCTAGATTTCCAATGAACCTGCAGTAACACACTTAACTATCAACACAACAAGCTTAGAATCCTCCTCCAATtgaaaaggaaggaagaaaatggagataaaattAATGGAagtaataaagtaaaataaaatagacgGGCattattagagagaaaatgagGAAGTAGAAAATCCACAGCAAGTCTTCAAATCATTTAGTACCCTATCAGAACCCTCGGTCTCGGACTCCCATCCTCCAATTTTAGGCAATACCCCATCGGTAATAGTCCACTATTGGAGTTCGGACTCTGAGGaagataacattttttaaagatgtaGAAAGGGAGTAAGAAAAGTACTAGATCCTTTTTAAATTACTGCTTCAACCAGTGCCAACTGGAGGCCAAATTTATAATGTCCCTTCACCCTGGTTAGAAGGATGCTCTGTACTCCAAAGTTCCTAACGAGTACAACATCCATCTCGATTATTACAGTACAACTACACAGTTTCTTTATagagatgatgaaaataaatCCTAACTCTAGACTATTTTTAGTAACTACCTGATgagaacataaaaaataagtcCTAGAGTTAGGAATGTTACTTGATTAGACCCATGCTAGTAAGTGAAATCATCGATGCCGATCGGCAAGGTGCAAGAAATATAGATTGTCCATGACAACAGGAAAGTCTcttttgaataacaaaaaaacacttcaaaaGCCTTGTTCACAGTTctaaagttttaaaactttagGAGGTTCAAGTTTTAGGTATAGCCGTATAGGATATCACATTTTCATATATGATTCAACAACTTAGTATGGGAGCAAATTTAGGAAAATACATGTGACTGGAGTACTCACGAATTGCTTCCAAATGTGCTTAGAACTCCGAAATCAGGTATTTCCCCAGAGAAAAAGTTTGTGGACAAATTCCTGTGAATGATATGAAAACGATAAAATAACCATAGGTAGAAGTGTTAAGTAAACTCTTGTTGTGCCACAGCTGCAGTTCAACTTACAAATGACGCAAAAGCGAGAGTTGACCAATGGATGATGGAATAGCACCCTTTAACGCATTGCTTGACAAATCCCTAATTTGAACCTCAATATTAAGAAAACATGCAATAATGGTATAAAAAGAGAAGTCCCTAACTTACTAATTCAGTACATACAAATAGTGCCAAAAAGAAGATCAAGCAACATTTCGtcaaacaaattcaatattaaCAAAATGTCCCCCAGTCAACTACGTGACTTATATTGACTGAACCAAAATCTCAAATAGAATATAAAGACAGATTCAAAAAATGCCAAACGATTCAGGAAAACTTACAGTATTGTAAGAGCAGAAAGGCTTCCGATATCAGAAGGTATGCCACCTTGAAGATAATTAGACCTCAAATACCTATGAAGTTGGTAAAACGATGCATGAGGAGATTGATGAATGTCTATAGACTATATGAAACTAATAGTTACAACACTCTTCACTTACAGAGCTCTGAGCTGAGTACATTTGGTGATTTCGCTAGGAATATTTCCATGTAAGCCATTTTCATGAAGTGCACTGGTATGGTTAACATACAAAAGACAATGAGAGAGAAGTAAGATGGAATCACTTTAAATCAGAAAGTTTCTAAACTTCAGCTTCTTGCCCATCATACTATTGGAGGAGGGAAAATGTGGGGGAAGAAATGATTCGGTAGGACTTACAGTCTCTGTAATCTACTGAGTTTACCAATGCTGGGAGAAATGATCCCTCCAAGTTGCATGTAAGGTAAGTTACTGAAACatccaaaatcaaaaaaaaaaaaaaaatcaacttggAGAAGAAACAATCCGAACCTGAAATAAAGGAACAAGGCAAATCTGAAAGGTGACACCATTACATACATTGAGCTAACCCGTTGGTCCTCTGGATGACAAGATATACCAGGCCATTTACAGGGAAACTCATCCGAAGCTTCCCAATCACCAAGGAGGTTTTTGCTATCATTAAACGCTCTTCTAATTTCCAACAACGTTAAGCCTGTGAAATGAGGATTTAAGAACGCAGAAATTTGCTTCGTACTGATCGAATCatacaaaggaaaaagaaaacaggcCTCAACAAACCATCAAGCTACTCGTTCTCGTTGATTAGTTCAAAAGCATGAACGTAATACCATTTTCCAGCATacccaaatgaaaaaaaaaaaaagtgaaaaattaaagaagtgGAACAGGGGAGAAACGGAAAATGAGATTTACCATCTGGGGTGAGAGCAAAAGTACAAATGCTGAAAAGGGTTGATAGTAAAAGCGATGAAACAACCAAAACGAGCACACCCATTTGaactttctttcaaattgTGGTTGCTGGAGTTGAGTTAGATGAGGGTTTTGTTGATAGTGAtgataaaaagagaagagttgGAGTACGAAGGAAGGTTGTGATGTGTGGtaaaatggaaatgaaagGAAGAAGGCGCCATTATTAAACCAAATAATCATTTGAAcagatgagagagagagagagattttagTTTTCCTGCAATTCATGAGAGCAGAGTGGGCAGGCTTTTTGTCAAAGTGGGCATTGAGAGTTGTGCAATTGAAACGCAAAcgagaaaattcaaaagttaattttgagatttttccCTCAATCGATCATCCGTCAGCACTTCGCTCCAAATAAGGGACACCTGTTTGATGGAAAATTGCTTAAATCATATGTATACAATGGAAACATTCGCAGTATATTCCTACCACTTctattcttttcaatattttcatactTTACCTTATAGtttattcattctttttttgaaaaagaaacttacaTAAAAATCATAATCGTAACTTTTTCCATTCTCCAGATGGAATTACTGTTCACATCTTAAAAGGTTAAACTTGGAACTTTAATTTTGGtgaatacttttatttattttttattaatcctATGTGAGAAATTGCacaaatcaagctttaacaatggtaatagaattaatttataacctaatttaatccaaaattcaaacaagTCTAATATTTGAGATgtattattgatttaattagACTTCTACACATCTTTTAAATCGTACGATAAATTTAAGTATTCTATTTGTTCGCTTATCATTATTTAAGAAGagttaatttaatcaataaatataaatcatattgTGAGAAACTCAATTAACACATATATAAcgaatatatatgaatagaAACTCGTTGTATATGACTAATAGATGTCGTAGGTTTAAAGTGTACAAAACGAAAAACATGCAAAAACATCATTTACAATGTGTCACGTACACATTAAATTTGAGTATGTTAGTGGGAAAACCATGTTAATTTTTACATAAACAGAAATCTcatatactttaattttgtgcaaaaagagaagaaattaagGAAATGCTAACTAATATGTATACCATAAGAATAGGTGTGGGAGAAGAAGAGTGATAGTTGGGGATAGGGAAGTAGAAAACGGGAAAATAGGATCAATGCAAAACAACAGCATATACCCATAAAACACAATCCTCAACAACTACCTTCTATTTTGGAGCTTTTCCACCATTCCTAATTTCCTCCACTCCTTTTGATACATCCTCCTTCCACACCTTCCTACAGTCTTTACACAGCCACCATGGATTTGGTAGCTCCTCTTCCCTCCTCCCACCCTCCTCCGCCCCCTTGCCAGAAACTTGGAGGATGGCGTGCCGTCAAATACATTATCGGTTTGTAACATTCATTATTACTTAAACATCATACATGACAAACTGCTTtgtgttttttcctttggtttTGAATATATCTTCTTTTGAAGGGAACGAGTCTTTTGAGAAGCTGTCATCCATGAGTTTGATATCTAATATCACTGTGTATCTCAGCACCCAATATAATGTCAATGGAACTTTTGTGGTTAATGTGGTTAACATATGGATTGGAACCTCGAATATTGCCACTTTAGCCGGTGCTTTCATTGCAGATACTCGTCTTGGCCGCTACCGCACTCTCCTATATGGCTCCATTGCATCATTCTTGGTATTGCTTTTACTATACCCTTGTTGAATTCATCAACAtttatctcataattaatCTTCTTTGTCTTTGAAAAGGGAATGGGGACTGTTGCTCTCACCGCAGCTCTCCACCAGCTCAGGCCTCCTCATTGTAATGCTGATGATTCAGGCCATTGCCCACAGCCACATCTTTGGCAGCTCCTTGTTCTATTCACCGGTCTCGGTCTGTTGTCGATTGGTGCTGGTGGTATTCGTCCCTGCAATGTTGCATTTGGAGCTGATCAATTCGACACCACCACAGAAAAGGGAAAGTCTCAATTAGAAAGCTTCTTTAATTGGTGGTACCTTTCTTTCACCATTGCTCTACTTATAGCTCTCACTGGTGTTgtttatgttcaaaccaaTGTAAGTTGGACCCTCGGATTTGCCATTCCCACCATTTGtttcttcatctccatctcGATTTTCTTGCTGGGTCGGCATACTTACATCATCGTTAAGCCCAGAGGAAGCATGCTTACGGATGTGGCCAGAGTCATTGTAGCTGCCTATAGAAAACGAGGACATTCGATTTCATCCAGCTCGTTTTATGACTCACCAATGGAGGATTCTACATGCGGGGAAAAGCTTATTCACACAGATAGGTTCAAATGGCTGGATAGAGCTGCGATTATAGTAAATCCAGAAGAGGAATTGGATGAACAGGGAAAACCCAAAAATTCATGG
This genomic interval carries:
- the LOC101219279 gene encoding LRR receptor-like serine/threonine-protein kinase FEI 1 isoform X2; the encoded protein is MGVLVLVVSSLLLSTLFSICTFALTPDGLTLLEIRRAFNDSKNLLGDWEASDEFPCKWPGISCHPEDQRVSSINLPYMQLGGIISPSIGKLSRLQRLALHENGLHGNIPSEITKCTQLRALYLRSNYLQGGIPSDIGSLSALTILDLSSNALKGAIPSSIGQLSLLRHLNLSTNFFSGEIPDFGVLSTFGSNSFIGNLDLCGHQVNKACRTSLGFPAVLPHAESDEASVPMKKSSHYIKGVLIGAMSTMGVALVVLVPFLWIRWLSKKERAVKRYTEVKKQVVHEPSTKLITFHGDLPYPSCEIIEKLESLDEEDVVGSGGFGIVYRMVMNDCGTFAVKKIDGSRKGSDQVFERELEILGCIKHINLVNLRGYCSLPTSKLLIYDFLAMGSLDDFLHEHGPERQPLDWRARLRIAFGSARGIAYLHHDCCPKIVHRDIKSSNILLDENLVPHVSDFGLAKLLVDDDAHVTTVVAGTFGYLAPSAH
- the LOC101219521 gene encoding protein NRT1/ PTR FAMILY 2.8, with the protein product MDLVAPLPSSHPPPPPCQKLGGWRAVKYIIGNESFEKLSSMSLISNITVYLSTQYNVNGTFVVNVVNIWIGTSNIATLAGAFIADTRLGRYRTLLYGSIASFLGMGTVALTAALHQLRPPHCNADDSGHCPQPHLWQLLVLFTGLGLLSIGAGGIRPCNVAFGADQFDTTTEKGKSQLESFFNWWYLSFTIALLIALTGVVYVQTNVSWTLGFAIPTICFFISISIFLLGRHTYIIVKPRGSMLTDVARVIVAAYRKRGHSISSSSFYDSPMEDSTCGEKLIHTDRFKWLDRAAIIVNPEEELDEQGKPKNSWRLCSLQQVEGFKCLVSIIPVWISGIGCFIVFNQPNTFGILQAIQSNRSIGPHFKFPPGWMSLAGMIALSIWIIIYERVLIKLGKKITGKERRLTMEQRITIGILLSIFSMITSGVVEKHRRDAALKNRLFISPTSFALLLPQHVLTGLMEAFALVAIMEFFTMHMPEHMRTVAGAIFFLTISVASYLSSLIVYVIKKVSAKIAKSPWVGGHDLNQNRLDYYYFTLAVLETLNLLYFVIFARRFVRGYDDKVKLTENVRRNDLPVKDEEC
- the LOC101219279 gene encoding LRR receptor-like serine/threonine-protein kinase FEI 2 isoform X1, whose amino-acid sequence is MGVLVLVVSSLLLSTLFSICTFALTPDGLTLLEIRRAFNDSKNLLGDWEASDEFPCKWPGISCHPEDQRVSSINLPYMQLGGIISPSIGKLSRLQRLALHENGLHGNIPSEITKCTQLRALYLRSNYLQGGIPSDIGSLSALTILDLSSNALKGAIPSSIGQLSLLRHLNLSTNFFSGEIPDFGVLSTFGSNSFIGNLDLCGHQVNKACRTSLGFPAVLPHAESDEASVPMKKSSHYIKGVLIGAMSTMGVALVVLVPFLWIRWLSKKERAVKRYTEVKKQVVHEPSTKLITFHGDLPYPSCEIIEKLESLDEEDVVGSGGFGIVYRMVMNDCGTFAVKKIDGSRKGSDQVFERELEILGCIKHINLVNLRGYCSLPTSKLLIYDFLAMGSLDDFLHEHGPERQPLDWRARLRIAFGSARGIAYLHHDCCPKIVHRDIKSSNILLDENLVPHVSDFGLAKLLVDDDAHVTTVVAGTFGYLAPKYLQSGRATEKSDIYSFGVLLLELVTGKRPTDPSFVKRGLNVVGWMHILLGENKMDEIVDKRCKDVDADTVEAILEIAAKCTDADPDNRPSMSQVLQFLEQEVMSPCPSDFYESQSDYS